The DNA sequence TTACAAGTTTTTCAGCTTCATCAAATCTTCCATCTTCTTCAATATTTGGAAATTCATAATCTTTTAAATCTTCTTTATTTTTTAAAGGATGATATATTATTCTACTTTGATTTTTTGTTATATTTAATTTCCTTATAACTCCCCATTCATCTTTAATAGTTTCAGGTGCTACAAGAATTCCCCAAGGATAATGGAAACGTGGATCATAAATTGCTTTTTTCTTAAAATTATTTGATGGTTCCATGCTTATAGATCTAAAATCAATTCCAAGATTTTCAAGTATATTATCAATATTTTCAGTATTAAAATATGGAATAAGAACATTTTTTAAAAATGGATATGACCATTCTCCCCATGCTATTCCTTCAAGAGGAATTCTATCTGGTTCTTCATGTTCTATTGCACAAATAACTCTTTCTTTTGAATTCATTTTTAACTAACCCACTTTCTACAAATATTTACTCCAGTTACCGCATCTATTGCATATGCATCTGCTCCAATCTTCCTTGCAAATTCTTCATTCAATGGAGCTCCTCCAACAATTACTTTTACATTTTTCCTTAAGCTAGATTTCTCTAATTCCCATTCTAATGAGTTTTTCTGTCACATCTCCTTTTATAAGGAGTAATTCTTTTTTTTATTTTCATTTTTTCTTAAGAAATATTAATTATTTCTATAATAAAAGTTTTTTCTTTTTCTAAAGAAAGCAAGATAGTAAAGTAAAATTTATATAATTGATACTTTAAATATTAAATGAGGTTTTATTAGAATGAATTTAAAATTAATAAAAATTTTTAGTGGTAATAGGGTCATTATTGATTGTGATTAGCTCTTTAATTTCTTTTATATTTTCTTTTTCAAGTATAATTAGTGAAGTTGTTATATACCAATTACACCAATAAGTTTTATTGGTATAATAATCGTATTAGTTGCGATGAGAGGATTTTCAAGAATTTATAATGAAGTAAAAATTTTTAAAAATTTTCTTATTGGTTTTATTTTTGAAATTATTGCATCTTCTTTCTTTATAGTTACTATTTTTCTTCTCCTTTCAGAATTTTATTTTTTAAAATATCTATGGTTCCTAGGATTTAGCTATTCAGCAATAACTAGAATACTCTTTATTATTGGTGTAATATTTCTTATTCTTATTATAGCAACAATATTCTATAAGAAATCATTTAATTTACTTGCTCAAAAATCTAAAGTAGATTTATTTAATACTGTAGGGGTCTTATTACTTATAGGTACTATTTTTTTACCCATAACTTTAATTGGCGGGATATCTCTTCTTATTGCTTGGATAATTGCTATTATAGGCTTCTTTTCTATAAAACAAACTTAACTTTATTCACTTTCATTCGAAATTTATAGATCTTAAGAATTTTTATTATTCTCAATGCTTTATTTCCTAGAATGTGGTTAATATTATACTTTCTCCAATTGCTTTTATTAATCCTAATTCTTTTAATCTATTTTTCTCTTTAATTGAAATATCTTTGAAATTATTTAATACTCCTTTTATTTAATATTTCTAAATCTTTAATTTTTCAATTTTTCTATTTTATCAAAATGAAAGAGTTTGTTCTTTAATTATTTCTTCTTTTACTTTTTATAAAATCATTAAAGCGATTAGCTTAAGGTTTTGCTTTAGTGTAAAAAGATTTAAGTTAGAATATAAGAATAAAATAATGGGGATGAAGCGGCCGTCCCAGACTGATTAAAAGATGAAGAAACGAGCTTTGCCGACCCAAATTTTTCAAATATAATTTTAAATAGAAGGATTATTATTGAAAAATAGGATATAAATGGAGGAGATGGATTTGGCTTTAGGAATAACAGGGGCTTATGATAGAGCTATAACAGTTTTCTCTCCACAAGGTCGTCTCTACCAAGTGGAATATGCCCTAGAGACTGTTAGGTCTGGGTCTACAGCAGTAGCGATTACTTGTAATGAAGGAGTAGTTTTGGCAGCTGAAGAAATATTACACACAAAATTGCAGAATCCAAATTTTTCTTGGAAAATTTTTCAAATAGATAAGCACATAGGTGCAGCTACTTCTGGATTAAATTCAGATGCAAGAGTACTTGTTGATAATGCAAGGATACAGGCACAAGTTATAAGACTATCATACGATGAAGACCCAGCTGTTGAGGCAATCACAAAGCATATTGGTGATATTGCTCAAATGTACACTCAGCATGCTGGTGTGAGACCATTTGGTGCAGGATTGTTAATAGGCGGGGTTGATAAAAAAGGTCCAAGTTTGTTTCTTGTGGATCCTAGTGGAATGTATCTAGAATATTTGGCATGGTCCATTGGAAGAGGGGCCGAAAAAGTAAGAGAATATTTAGAGAAAAAATACAGTAAAGGAATAACACTTGAAGAAGCTATTCAATTGGCAATATCCTCATTAGTATACTCAACTGAAAAAATCGAAGAAGAATGGACTGTTAAAGTAGCTTATATTCCAACTAAAACAAGAACTTACACACTAATGTCACAAGAAGAAGTAAAAAAATATTTAGAAAAAGCACTTGAAGAAAAGAAAGCTTCATCCAAATAAAATAGTTTAATTTCATTAATATTCTTTATAAAAAGATATTCATGCCATTTACACCTTTTCATTTAGGACCAAGTTCTTGGATAGGCTTGCTCTTATTTTAAAAAATTAGATTATCCAACTTTGCTTATTGCTAGTGTTATAGTTGATATCGAACCTTTTTTTGTCTTATTCTTTAACATGCCTTATCCTTTACATGGCTTTTTACATACTTTTTTAGGCAGCTCAATATTAGCAATTCTCATAGCTATCGTTTGCTATCATCTAAAAAATCCAATACAAAAAATAATGAAGCTTTCAAACTTTCTCAAAATTCGTCATTTAAAAAAATCTTATTAACTTCATTTTTCGGTATTTATTTCCATATTTTGCTTGATTCTTTTCTCTATGAAGAAATGAATCCTTTTTATCCTTTTATTGGCAATCCATTTTTAGCACTATTTTCTTCATATCAAGTTTATCTTTTCTGCACTTTTTCATTTTTAATTGGAATAATACTATACTTAATTAAATTATTTTAATCATTTCTTATGAAAAAACAAATAAAAGCACATTCCATCTATTCTAAAAAAATCGTTCTTTTTACTTTTTAAAAGCTCTTCAGTTTTTCTTTAATTATATAATACACTTAATTTTTTAATAAAGTTAAAATTTTAAAATTTATTATATTTTACGATTATGAAAGATATTGAAAATTGCATTGATAAAATTAAAAAAGCTGAATCCTTATTAGAGCTCGAGGACTTAGAAAAAGAAATTAGAAAACTCCAATCAAGAAGTAAATAAAGAGAAGCAAGATAAGTTCGAGGAATTATTAATAGAAAATTGCTTTAAAAAAGATATCTATAAAAATGCTCTTTTAATTAAATAAATATGTTAATATTTTTTCATTTTTTCCTCTTTAACGTATTTAATTACTCTACTTAATAATCCACTCGTTTTAATAGGGTCTATAACTATTTTATTATTTTCATTTATAATCATTAAAGCTGCAAATAATTTATTTATTGAAAAATGATTGCATTGAACTATTCCTAATTTGCTTGAAGAATCGTATAAAATATTTTTTGGAGAAACTTCTATTAAGCCTTTTAAACCAAATAAATTATAAATTGCTTTAGCAATTATTTTCTGTATATTATCTTTATTTATTTCTCCTTTTTCTGTTAACACTTTATATAATATATATCTTTTACGTATTTTTTTTAACATCTTATTACACTTATAAAAATAAAGAAAAAGTAATATTTCAATATTATTGCTTAAAATGAAAATCAGGAAGATTTTATTTTTTAATCAAAGTGTATTATATTGTTTAAAAAATTATGGCTATAATATTTGTTTTTAAAAAAGAGATAATCAAAAAATTTAAATAGTAGAATTCATACTACTTTTAGTGTATAAAGGAAAAAGGTGAAAAAATGTCTGAAAAAGAAGGACCTAAATCGAAAGTATATTTAATTGTAGCCATTGTTGCTATTGTTTGCATTTTAATTGGTTTCTTCGTTGGAAGTCTCATGGCTCCTGCTCCAGCTGCTGTTACTCAAACAGTTACAAAAACTGAAACAATTGCAGGTCCTGGAGCAACTATTACAAAAGCAGTTCCATACGTCAGTCCAGGAGGAAAAATATGGGTTCCAATACTAAATAAATATATGACACATGATGAAATTGTTGAAGAGATAAAGAAAGAAGGAAAAGTAATAGTAGCAGATTGGACTTATTGGGGTCTTGTAGATACATATTTCCTACAATCATTTAAGAAATATGTTAAGGATAGATATGGAGTAGATGTAGATATAGATGTTGTAGGAACGCAAGAAGCAAAAGGAGGATTTATGTATCAATTATATTCTGCATATGCTGCAGGAATGCCTGCTCCATATGATGTAATGCATATAGAAGTAAACTTCTTTGAAGAAGCAATAGCAAAAGATGTAGCTGAACCATTTTTACCTTCTCCACTAGTACCGAATCTAAATTTGGTAGACCCATTCTTCTTTAAAGATTACTTACCATACGGTGTTCAATTCCAGCAACATGCTTTCTGCGCACCAGTTGTAAACCTAGAACATGCTGGATGGGTAGATGAATGGACAGATTTTGCTGATCCAAGATTGAAAGGTAAAATAACTTTATGGTCATTAACAGATAATGGCTTCTGGGGCTTCTTAGTAACTATTGCTGCAGCTCTTGGAAAAGATTATAAGAATCCAGATCAAATGAAAGAAGTATTAGAATGGGTTGCTAAAAATATTCATCCCAATGTTTTAAAATATACAAGTGATGAAGCGGAAATAATAGAATTGTCTGAGAAAAACATTACATGGATAAATTGCTATTGGTGCTGTTCACCTGAGATGGAACAAGCAGCTGGTAGAACATGGCTTGGACCAGTATTGCTTAAACCATTTATGCCAAACTTACCTGGAGTTGTATGGATACCAAAGAAAGTACAACGTCCAATTCTTGCACAACTTTATGTAGATTGGCTACTTAGTCCAGATTTTCAATTCCCAGATATAAATGCTCCTGGGTTTGCTGAATTAGATAGAACTACAGCTAAGCAATTATGGGCTGGGATGACTGAAGGGCCGCTAGGATACTATTATGAACAATTCATACCTGAATGGTGGGGAGGAAAGGAAAACTATTATAAAGTTTTCCCAACAATAGAACAAGTTAAAAAATTTGCAGCGGTTAAAATAGATTGGATATACGTTAATGAACATGCACCTGAATGGGTTGAATATTATCAAAAACTTATTGGAGGTTAAAAAATAAAAATATTTTAATACCTCCTTTTTTTATTTTTTAAGATTTATAAGGTTGGGTCTTCATGAATAAAAAAGAATTAATAAATTCTGCTAAAAAATATTTATTAGCTTCACCTGCAATAATTATATCAATTTTATTTTTTATAATTCCATTTACTTTATTGATATTTGTAAGTTTTACAGAAAAATCTTCTTTCTTTTTTACACCAAAAATAACTTTAACAAATTTCTATAAAGCTTTCACATTATATAGGTTTGATTATCAAAATACACTTTTTTTATCTGCTTCAGCTGCTTTGCTTGATGTAATATTCGGTTATCCATTTGCATATTTAATGGCAAGAAAAATTAAACGTTTTAGCGATCTTTTTAGATCAATACTTTTAATTCCGCTTTTTGGAGAACTTTATATTGCATTTGGTTTATGGTACTTGTTTTTACCTAAGGGTCCATTAGCACCATTTTTTGAAAAATTTGGAATAGAAGTTTTTCAAGTATTTTACTCTATGCCTTCTGCAATAGTAGCTTTAGCAATATATACTTTCCCATTTGCTGTTCTTCAAATAGGTATAGCATTAAGTGAAATAGACCCTGTTTTTGAAGAAGCAGCAAGCTGTCTTGGAGCAGGACCATTGAATAAAATATTTAAAATACTTATTCCATTAAGCATGCCTGGCATACTTAGTGGATGGCTTATGGCTTTTGGATGGAATTTAGGAGCGTATGCTATACCATTGCTTATGGGAGGGGCTATAGTAGGTCAAAGAGTTATATCTGTTCAAATTAGAGCTATTTCATTAATGATGATGGATTTTGGAATGGGTGCAGCATTAGCAGTATCTTTAGTTATTTTAGCAATTATAGCTGCAGCTTTATCTATTAAAATTGGTAGAGGAGAGTTGATATAAAATGAATTATAGAACTAAAGAAAAAATAAAAACCGGCTTATCATATCTATATGT is a window from the Nitrososphaerota archaeon genome containing:
- a CDS encoding DUF996 domain-containing protein, giving the protein MIIVLVAMRGFSRIYNEVKIFKNFLIGFIFEIIASSFFIVTIFLLLSEFYFLKYLWFLGFSYSAITRILFIIGVIFLILIIATIFYKKSFNLLAQKSKVDLFNTVGVLLLIGTIFLPITLIGGISLLIAWIIAIIGFFSIKQT
- the psmA gene encoding archaeal proteasome endopeptidase complex subunit alpha; the protein is MALGITGAYDRAITVFSPQGRLYQVEYALETVRSGSTAVAITCNEGVVLAAEEILHTKLQNPNFSWKIFQIDKHIGAATSGLNSDARVLVDNARIQAQVIRLSYDEDPAVEAITKHIGDIAQMYTQHAGVRPFGAGLLIGGVDKKGPSLFLVDPSGMYLEYLAWSIGRGAEKVREYLEKKYSKGITLEEAIQLAISSLVYSTEKIEEEWTVKVAYIPTKTRTYTLMSQEEVKKYLEKALEEKKASSK
- a CDS encoding Rpp14/Pop5 family protein; this encodes MLKKIRKRYILYKVLTEKGEINKDNIQKIIAKAIYNLFGLKGLIEVSPKNILYDSSSKLGIVQCNHFSINKLFAALMIINENNKIVIDPIKTSGLLSRVIKYVKEEKMKKY
- a CDS encoding ABC transporter substrate-binding protein, with amino-acid sequence MSEKEGPKSKVYLIVAIVAIVCILIGFFVGSLMAPAPAAVTQTVTKTETIAGPGATITKAVPYVSPGGKIWVPILNKYMTHDEIVEEIKKEGKVIVADWTYWGLVDTYFLQSFKKYVKDRYGVDVDIDVVGTQEAKGGFMYQLYSAYAAGMPAPYDVMHIEVNFFEEAIAKDVAEPFLPSPLVPNLNLVDPFFFKDYLPYGVQFQQHAFCAPVVNLEHAGWVDEWTDFADPRLKGKITLWSLTDNGFWGFLVTIAAALGKDYKNPDQMKEVLEWVAKNIHPNVLKYTSDEAEIIELSEKNITWINCYWCCSPEMEQAAGRTWLGPVLLKPFMPNLPGVVWIPKKVQRPILAQLYVDWLLSPDFQFPDINAPGFAELDRTTAKQLWAGMTEGPLGYYYEQFIPEWWGGKENYYKVFPTIEQVKKFAAVKIDWIYVNEHAPEWVEYYQKLIGG
- a CDS encoding ABC transporter permease subunit, with the translated sequence MNKKELINSAKKYLLASPAIIISILFFIIPFTLLIFVSFTEKSSFFFTPKITLTNFYKAFTLYRFDYQNTLFLSASAALLDVIFGYPFAYLMARKIKRFSDLFRSILLIPLFGELYIAFGLWYLFLPKGPLAPFFEKFGIEVFQVFYSMPSAIVALAIYTFPFAVLQIGIALSEIDPVFEEAASCLGAGPLNKIFKILIPLSMPGILSGWLMAFGWNLGAYAIPLLMGGAIVGQRVISVQIRAISLMMMDFGMGAALAVSLVILAIIAAALSIKIGRGELI